In Papaver somniferum cultivar HN1 chromosome 1, ASM357369v1, whole genome shotgun sequence, a genomic segment contains:
- the LOC113322359 gene encoding uncharacterized protein LOC113322359 yields the protein MEKVLVYFRKKFSSKDSRLDNLDEVFTSFCRTPLHKAVMRGDIEHAEKILSLKPDLALKEDTQGFTPLHLASARTSLQMVKLLLKARPAACLVQDQDGRTPLHLAAMKNRVEIIKVLMEEGLPESIHLKNRQNGDTILHFCVKSDTNLKTLKLLVHYLVLAQPPYPNSISINSTDNDGNTVLHLAAATRNMKIVKYLLENNKIRIEVNAVNNKNFKALNILPQAEKNDLEIGFYDYLGRRKKHKNNKSSEHGNDHEWWKERVNALLVVATLIAGIAFQAAINPPGGILQDDDKVDSGNEPVTFTYYLDRMFRTRMAMDLDDYINKHLHLNPSTGRPIKLHVNSSTGRSIKVKKFVTELRDIITNEVNEPDDDRDYQMADQGLILEDSEFTDIVSFYNNSDGVNGSFPYLVRYAGYPIMAYRDPDKYVVYMATNLVAFFVSLAIILWIICGFVNDPSLAEVQILVWLMCISIGCIAFAYFVVIDSVMPTFYVRGTLSTISTIYFTICCVCGIVLFLWTLISRIVKLQKRHLIGVDYLKALFRVKASSAIGKLIFFAVAIFGFYSLRLAVPFLFNFLVV from the exons ATGGAGAAAGTTCTTGTTTACTTCCGAAAGAAATTTTCTAGTAAAGATTCACGCCTCGATAATCTAGATGAAGTTTTTACTAGTTTTTGTAGAACTCCATTACACAAAGCAGTGATGCGTGGTGACATTGAACATGCGGAAAAAATATTATCTTTAAAACCCGATCTTGCATTAAAAGAAGATACACAAGGATTTACTCCACTTCACCTTGCTTCTGCGAGAACAAGTCTTCAGATGGTGAAATTGTTGCTAAAGGCCAGACCTGCTGCTTGTCTAGTGCAAGATCAAGATGGAAGGACGCCTCTACATCTAGCAGCTATGAAGAATCGAGTGGAGATCATCAAAGTACTTATGGAAGAAGGATTACCCGAATCAATTCACCTAAAGAATCGTCAAAATGGTGATACTATACTACACTTTTGTGTAAAAAGTGACACTAATTTGAAGACTCTTAAACTATTGGTACACTACTTGGTTCTTGCGCAACCACCATACCCGAATTCTATATCTATCAACTCCACAGACAATGATGGAAACACAGTCTTGCACCTAGCTGCAGCAACGCGGAACATGAAG ATTGTGAAGTATTTACTAGAGAATAACAAGATAAGAATAGAAGTAAATGCAGTAAATAATAAAAACTTCAAAGCCTTGAATATATTACCGCAAGCTGAAAAGAATGATCTAGAAATTGGTTTTTATGATTACCTTGGACGCCGTAAGAAGCATAAGAACAATAAATCATCTGAACATGGCAATGACCATGAATGGTGGAAAGAGAGGGTGAACGCGTTGCTGGTGGTGGCCACATTGATAGCAGGAATCGCCTTTCAAGCTGCAATAAATCCTCCAGGGGGGATTTTGCAAGATGACGATAAAGTTGACTCTGGTAATGAACCTGTTACTTTTACTTATTATCTTGATCGTATGTTTCGCACCCGTATGGCTATGGATTTGGATGATTACATAAACAAACACTTGCATTTGAATCCTAGTACTGGTCGTCCAATTAAATTGCATGTGAATTCTAGTACGGGTCGCTCAATCAAGGTCAAAAAATTTGTCACCGAGCTGAGGGATATTATTACTAATGAAGTTAATGAACCAGATGACGATAGAGATTACCAAATGGCGGATCAAGGTTTAATTTTGGAAGATTCTGAGTTTACTGATATTGTTTCATTTTACAATAATAGCGATGGCGTTAATGGTTCTTTCCCCTATCTAGTGCGCTACGCTGGATACCCTATAATGGCTTACAGAGACCCGGATAAGTACGTGGTTTACATGGCTACTAACTTGGTTGCATTTTTTGTGTCTCTGGCTATAATTTTATGGATCATCTGTGGTTTCGTGAATGATCCATCTCTTGCTGAAGTCCAAATTCTTGTTTGGTTGATGTGCATTTCAATCGGATGTATTGCCTTCGCTTATTTTGTTGTTATAGATTCTGTGATGCCAACCTTTTATGTTAGGGGTACTTTAAGTACTATAAGCACTATATACTTTACAATCTGCTGCGTCTGCGGAATTGTCCTCTTCCTTTGGACTTTGATATCAAGGATAGTTAAGCTACAAAAGAGGCATCTCATTGGAGTTGATTACCTTAAAGCTCTCTTCCGTGTGAAGGCAAGCAGTGCCATAGGAAAATTGATTTTCTTTGCTGTTGCTATCTTTGGTTTCTACTCCCTCCGTCTAGCAGTACCGTTTTTATTTAATTTCTTAGTTGTGTGA